One segment of Rosa chinensis cultivar Old Blush chromosome 6, RchiOBHm-V2, whole genome shotgun sequence DNA contains the following:
- the LOC112172628 gene encoding zingipain-2: MNPLLLCLLTLLLVSHPCLSSSSSSELFEAWCKQYGKSYSSEQEKLYRLSVFEQNLAFITQHNDLGNSSYTLSLNSFSDLAHHEFKASLLGFSPTFLRLNRKSDPKPSAVRDVPSSIDWRKNGAVSNVKDQGSCGACWSFSATGAIEGINKIVTGSLVSLSEQELIDCDRVYPNSGCDGGLMDDAFQFIIDNNGIDTEEDYPYRGVDGTCNKQKLKRHVVTIDGYTDVPANDEEQLLQAVARQPVSVGIAGSGREFQFYSKGIFAGPCSTSLDHAVLIVGYGSENGVNYWIVKNSWGKNWGMNGYIHMLRDHSNSKGVCGINMLASYPTKTGENPPFPPPSPPPGPTKCDIFSKCGVGETCCCAKKFFGICLSWRCCELASAVCCQDRLHCCPHDYPICDTERNFCLQANGNLTMKANESRGSLGKSSRSKAKLFYW; encoded by the exons ATGAACCCTTTGTTGCTTTGTCTTCTAACTCTTCTTCTTGTCTCCCATCCttgcctttcttcttcttcttcatctgaaCTGTTTGAAGCTTGGTGCAAACAGTATGGCAAGTCATACTCTTCAGAACAAGAAAAGCTCTACAGGCTTAGTGTGTTTGAGCAAAATCTTGCCTTCATTACTCAACACAATGATTTGGGCAATTCTTCTTACACCCTTTCTCTTAATTCATTTTCTGATCTTGCCCACCACGAGTTTAAGGCCTCTCTGTTAGGATTTTCGCCTACGTTTCTCAGACTAAACCGGAAATCAGACCCAAAACCCAGTGCGGTTCGTGATGTTCCTTCTTCGATTGATTGGAGGAAGAATGGAGCTGTGAGCAATGTTAAAGATCAAGGCAGTTGTG GTGCTTGTTGGTCCTTTTCAGCAACTGGTGCCATTGAAGGTATCAACAAGATTGTCACTGGATCGCTTGTCAGCCTCTCCGAACAAGAGTTGATTGATTGTGACAGAGTTTATCCAAATAGCGGCTGTGATGGTGGACTGATGGACGATGCATTTCAGTTTATCATAGATAACAATGGGATTGACACTGAGGAGGATTACCCGTATCGAGGTGTGGATGGCACTTGCAATAAGCAAAAG TTGAAGCGGCATGTTGTGACAATTGATGGCTATACTGATGTGCCCGCAAATGATGAGGAACAACTCCTACAGGCTGTGGCAAGGCAACCTGTGAGTGTAGGTATAGCTGGCAGTGGCAGGGAATTTCAGTTCTACTCAAAG GGGATTTTTGCTGGTCCTTGTTCAACTTCTTTGGATCATGCTGTATTAATTGTAGGTTATGGTTCAGAAAATGGGGTGAACTATTGGATTGTAAAGAATTCATGGGGTAAGAACTGGGGAATGAATGGCTATATTCACATGCTGCGTGATCATAGCAATTCCAAAGGGGTCTGCGGAATCAACATGTTGGCTTCATATCCAACAAAGACTGGGGAAAACCCTCCTTTTCCCCCGCCTTCCCCTCCTCCAGGTCCAACTAAATGTGATATCTTTTCCAAGTGTGGAGTTGGGGAAACCTGCTGCTGTGCAAAGAAGTTTTTTGGAATATGCCTTTCTTGGAGATGCTGCGAGCTAGCCTCTGCTGTTTGCTGTCAGGATCGACTTCACTGTTGCCCCCATGATTATCCTATTTGTGATACAGAGAGGAACTTCTGCCTCCAG